One Helianthus annuus cultivar XRQ/B chromosome 12, HanXRQr2.0-SUNRISE, whole genome shotgun sequence genomic region harbors:
- the LOC110893616 gene encoding uncharacterized protein LOC110893616, whose protein sequence is MKVLKDCLQTSKFNWTTKAEAAFQEMKTYICKLPTLATPVPGDPLLLYLSASKTTISAVMMVEREGKQIPIYFISRTLKGPEERYMPLEKLALALVFASRRLRRYFQGHKVTLVTDQPLQKVLRKPELSGRLAKWAVELGEHSLEFKPRTAMKGQILADFLAEVPEDEERELLKWEALEEEERKREDEALWKLFTDGASSEEGTGASITLVSPEGVELTYAIRLDFENTNNTAEYEALLAGMRLAQKMKAKHIEASTDSQLVVKQYQGEYEAKDSTMAQYVAKVKEAAKAFGTFKLEYIPRGRNRKSDALSKLASVEFDHLAKEVKVEVLTPSSLNTAKVATVEGPQETWMTPIIKFLRDGTLPEGEWAAKKIRVRALQYELIEGELYRRSYLGPSLKCVDMEEAEYVIREMHEGICGMHSGPRTVVRRAINVGFYWPRMYETASEEIKSVTTAKYMHR, encoded by the coding sequence ATGAAAGTATTAAAAGACTGCCTCCAGACCAGCAAATTCAACTGGACCACTAAGGCCGAAGCCGCCTTTCAGGAAATGAAAACCTACATCTGTAAGCTCCCGACATTAGCCACCCCAGTGCCTGGAGACCCGTTACTCCTTTACCTATCTGCCTCAAAGACGACCATAAGCGCGGTCATGATGGTGGAACGGGAGGGGAAACAGATCCCCATATATTTTATCAGCAGAACACTTAAGGGGCCCGAGGAACGATACATGCCTCTAGAGAAACTTGCGTTGGCCCTGGTCTTTGCATCTCGGAGGCTCAGGAGGTATTTCCAAGGGCATAAAGTCACCTTAGTGACCGACCAACCCCTTCAGAAAGTGCTTAGAAAACCAGAGCTGTCGGGACGACTGGCTAAATGGGCTGTAGAGTTAGGGGAACACTCTCTGGAGTTCAAGCCCAGAACGGCCATGAAGGGACAGATACTAGCTGATTTCCTGGCAGAAGTCCCTGAGGACGAAGAGAGGGAGCTACTAAAGTGGGAGGCCTTGGAGGAGGAAGAGAGAAAAAGGGAAGACGAGGCTCTATGGAAGTTGTTCACTGATGGAGCATCCAGTGAAGAGGGGACCGGTGCAAGTATCACACTGGTAAGCCCCGAGGGGGTCGAGTTGACATATGCTATAAGGTTGGATTTCGAAAACACCAACAATACCGCCGAATATGAAGCCCTCTTAGCGGGAATGAGGCTGGCACAGAAGATGAAAGCGAAGCACATAGAGGCTAGCACCGATTCACAGTTGGTAGTAAAGCAGTACCAAGGAGAATATGAAGCCAAGGATAGCACCATGGCTCAATATGTGGCGAAAGTTAAAGAGGCAGCTAAGGCATTCGGAACCTTCAAACTAGAGTACATCCCTCGTGGAAGGAACAGGAAATCTGATGCACTCAGCAAGTTAGCTTCGGTAGAATTCGACCATCTCGCGAAAGAAGTGAAAGTGGAGGTCCTAACACCCTCCTCCCTTAACACAGCGAAAGTTGCCACGGTTGAAGGTCCTCAAGAAACATGGATGACCCCAATTATCAAATTCCTCCGGGACGGAACGCTACCCGAGGGGGAATGGGCGGCCAAAAAGATAAGGGTCCGGGCCCTACAATATGAACTGATCGAGGGGGAGCTATACAGAAGATCGTATCTGGGCCCGTCCCTGAAGTGTGTTGATATGGAGGAGGCCGAATATGTGATTAGGGAGATGCACGAGGGGATTTGCGGAATGCACTCAGGACCAAGAACAGTAGTGAGAAGGGCAATAAACGTAGGGTTCTACTGGCCACGTATGTACGAAACGGCATCTGAGGAAATCAAGAGTGTGACAACTGCCAAGTACATGCACCGATGA